The genomic DNA AAATATATTACTTTTttgttgccgttgccgttgccgttgccttAGGGTGCGTTTCTTTGGGAGAATCCAAAACTGGATTTACGATCTCAGGTCAcaacacggaaaggaaaggaactttatttaagtgtctagtcgttctagcgctggagcgctaattggggacactgtaaactgaaattaacaatgaaagtaaatcaagtcaaatgttggttttttaattcGTTCCTAAAGAAACGAAGAATTCGAAAACGGGTTTTTCTGGCGTGACAGCCCACTTTCAGCGGGTTAGGATTAATGTAATTTGTATCAAATTGAAGTTCTACGAAAAATTTACGACCTTCTATAAATGTTGGGTGcattgaaggaaaaaatagCACTGAAAACTCTCCTTGATTGCTCACCATGATTCACGCAAATGGCGGGAATGTGTACTTTTCACAAGACTACCGCTGGCCAAACGTAATGTTTTTGTGATCCGTCTCCCAAAGAAACGCATGGATCATGAATCCTAAAAATCCGGATTCAGATCTGATCTAATGAATCCATCCACTCGGAGAGTGGATTCTTCCaataaataatacatttttggaTTTTAGTAAAAAAACTCAAAATCCGCTTTTGGTACAAGATTTCCCACAGACACGCACCCTTAGTTGTCATCATTTCTTAATCACCCGAAAGTTGATGTACGATGTAAGATGGCTGTAAGATGGCGACGTGAAGGAAAGAAATTGTCGGACATGGTTTGCAAATCACTTAACGGTTGGCATGTTTAAAGCACCCACTTTAAAAAGCGATGATGAACAGTACTTCAATCCAAGCACTCATTTCAAAAACTCATATGACGAGAATTTACGTCTAATCATTTGGTAGCTTCCGTCGTTGCTCGAATGGTAAGAGTTCCTCCGACAAGGGAAAAACCGAGTAGAAATCAATTTGTAAAATTTACGGACTGCCGGTCATTTAGTAAGATCAAAACCTAGACCGCTGGCCGGTCATATGGACACAGCATAAACGAAAACTTATTTCATGAAGCGATCACGTATAATGGCCTTTTTACTCGTCATTTAATTTCGTTGAGTATGTGCAAACTAGCAAAACTACACACCAATCAGGTTTGGTGGAACAGTGTTGAAGCTCGGGGACCTTGGgagtaaaaattgttttgctgTTGCGTGTTTAGGTTTTCCTAAGACTTGAGATCACTTGGTCATTTCTCGTTGCAGATTCGCCGAGAACAGTAACATTTTCACTTTAGGCCGTCCTTTAAGAAATGGTGCCATTAGGGAggttaagcacgcgcgtttttgagacgcggacggcaaccgaaagagaacatttcacgcgccaggacagtggtgtctcccagatttttatactaatcatctctaatggaaaaaagatacttagcaatgtgaatgtggttgtgaagacaagttaaaagggaaaatagctcacttccggttgccgtccgcgtctcaaaaatggacgtgcttaagctccctagttacTAAACACACCGTGTCTCTTCAACTGAGCCTGCAGGATTTTCTAAACCCTTTGTGACGCCCTTTGTGACGATTCCCTTAACGAGTCCCGTATCCCTTGGCCAAATGACCGTAAAGCGTCGAGGAAGTCTTGTTTGATGAATGTACATAGGATTGGATTACACAGTGCTGTCAGAAAACGGAAGAAGATTATCCAAATGACTAGAGTTTGCATGACTTCTATCGGGATGATGGAAAATCCGTGTAGAGCTTCTAAGTCATCCATTATAGCCCAAAGGAAGTAGAAAGATACACCGAAGATGAAAACCGCGATCATTGAAATAAAGaggaaagcaatttttttttcgttgagtTTTCGTCTTCCGGCGTTTACTCGTGTGGACGAACTTTCGTCGGACACTTCGCTGTGAATTTCGTTGGCGTGCCTCCGAAGTTGGACGAAGATTTTGGTGTAGATAGCCACCATTAGAAATAAGGGCACTACAACGAGAGTAGCAAAGGAAAAGATGGCATATCCAAGATCGAAGCGAGTAACAGTGTTTTCTTCCAATGGAGATAAGATCCAAGCGAATTGCACCGTGGAAAGAAACAGCGCGCTTGTCCAAACTGTCGCCAATGCCCATCTCAGCCTCTCCTCTGTCACGATCGTGGGGTATCGCAGCATCTTTGTGACACGGAGATAACGGTCCAGGGACAGGAGAGTGAGATGACCCACGGAAGAAAACGCCAAGAACCGGTTTAGGATGTCCATGGCGATGCACACCTCTGGCTTTATTGCTGCGGAACAAGCAATGACCATTGGCACCGCGAGCAGTCCTGTCAGGAGATCACTGAATGCTAAGCTAGTGAGCATCAAGTTTGACGTGGTTCGTAGGCGTCTTCGGCGCCAAATCAGCAGAAGAACCAGACCGTTCGCAGCGACAattaaaaaagagagaaaagcgTATAAAGCAAACGCACCTGTTTGATTTCCTTCGAAGTATTCCTCATTTTCGAGTTCCTCTTTCGTTGTGTTTGTGTTGTTAGTCAGCGTGTTGTTTTGGCGTTCCATTTCGTAACTTTCTTTCAACTGCTACAGGATTTTCTTTCCAAATGCAATACTGAAGACTTTGGTCGTCTCACTTTAAAATTAACCTCACCAccgccttttttcttttcactgagATCCTCCTTTTCgttgttttcacaaaatttctGGCTATTCTTTCCTTTCCAAAG from Montipora capricornis isolate CH-2021 chromosome 2, ASM3666992v2, whole genome shotgun sequence includes the following:
- the LOC138038553 gene encoding adenosine receptor A3-like, whose product is MERQNNTLTNNTNTTKEELENEEYFEGNQTGAFALYAFLSFLIVAANGLVLLLIWRRRRLRTTSNLMLTSLAFSDLLTGLLAVPMVIACSAAIKPEVCIAMDILNRFLAFSSVGHLTLLSLDRYLRVTKMLRYPTIVTEERLRWALATVWTSALFLSTVQFAWILSPLEENTVTRFDLGYAIFSFATLVVVPLFLMVAIYTKIFVQLRRHANEIHSEVSDESSSTRVNAGRRKLNEKKIAFLFISMIAVFIFGVSFYFLWAIMDDLEALHGFSIIPIEVMQTLVIWIIFFRFLTALCNPILCTFIKQDFLDALRSFGQGIRDSLRESSQRASQRV